The window ACGAAGACAAAACCATCAACCTACCAAAAGCCTGATCGTCGGCTCAGACCCTTTCGTAAGGGTCAAAGAGGCGTTTGTATTCGTCCAGAGCATAACGATCGGTCATTCCGGCAATATAGTCACAGACAACTCGCTCCCGTCCATACCGCTCATACTTGTCCTGGTAGCTCGACGGCAAGAGTGTCGGGTTCTGCAAGTAGTTCTCAAAAAGCATGGTCAGGAAGCGCTCCGCCTTGATGCGCATCCGTTCCACCTTGTAATGTCTGTAGAGGTTTTTATAGAGAAACCTTTTCAATTCACGGTTACGCGCCGCTGTCTCGCTGCTGAACATCACCAGATTTCCAGAATGTGTACGCACCGCTTCCTGAGTGGTTATCCCCGCCTCTGAAATATTCTTCCTGGTCTGATCTACGAGGTCCATGATCAGATGGCCGATCAAATGACTGATCGTTTGCAGGATCTGACGATCTTCAGGTAGAGAAGGATATTTCTCTTTCACTCTGGCATATATGTCAGCCCAGAGATCAACCTTCATCAAGGCCTCAGGCGTCAGGTAACGAGCCTTGAGGCCATCATCAATGTCATGATTATTGTAAGCAATTTCGTCGGCCAGATCGATGATCTGGGCTTCCAGTGTGGGTCTTAAGTCCGGTCGATACTCCTCGTAGCCCGAGCCATCAGGGAGATCGTAGTCAGAGGAGTGTTTGATGATCCCTTCGCGGGCCTCCCAGCTCAGGTTTAAACCGTTAAAATCAGGGTAGCGCTCTTCAAGGTTCTCAACGACCCGTAACGACTGACGATTGTGTTCGAAGCCACCGTAGGGAGACATCAGGCGATTCAATACATCTTCGCCGGTATGGCCGAAAGGTGTATGACCAAGGTCATGAGCCAGGGCCAGGGTCTCCACCAGGTCTTCGTTGAGTTTCAAGCGCCGGGCAATACCTCGGCCGATCTGGGCGACTTCCAACGAATGAGTCAGGCGAGTTCGGTAATAATCCCCTTCATGGTTAACAAAAACCTGAGTTTTATATTCCAGACGCCTGAAGGCGGCACAATGGATGATGCGATCACGATCGCGTTCATAAGCCGGCCGATCATCCTTATAGACCTCAGGGTATCTTCGTCCAAGTGAGGTTTCACTTTGCGCGGCATAACCTGCCAGGTCCGGTCTTTCCATTCAAGCCTCCAGTTGTTGATCCATCACTGAATCAGAGTTTATTTAAGCCATGCAACCGTCCATCTGTCAAGACCGATTCCGCCTGACTTAGCTTGACCGTGTGACATGATTGTGCTAGTCCTTTTCATAGTTTACGCTATCTTAGTGGCTTTCGCAGAGGTGTTTCCATGAGGGTTATTGCCGGAACTTCACGCGGCAGACGATTAACAATGTTCGAAGGCCGTGATGTGCGCCCTACACCAGACCGGGTACGTGAAGCCCTTTTCAGCATTCTGCAGAGTAAATTAGGAAGTTTTTCCGGCATTAAAGTCCTGGACCTCTTCGCAGGCTCGGGGGCATTGGCAATAGAAGCTCTCAGTCGCGGCGCTGCCTCGGCATGTCTGGTCGAAAAGGATCGTGCCGCAGAACTGGTTCTTCGAAAGAATCTAAATCTCTGCAAACTGGAAAAAAAGACAACTCTGTACATCAAGGACGCGCTACGCAGTCTGCATGAATTCACTGCAGCTTCATTTGACTTGATTTTTCTCGACCCCCCCTACTTTCAAGGGTTGGCAGAGCAGGCATTGTTAGAGATTGAGAAGCAGGGTATCCTCAGCAATGACGGCATTATTTGCGCTGAGACGGGTTCCAGAGAAATCTTGCCGGAGAGCGTCGGCAACCTCCAACGAATCGATCAACGCCGTTACGGCACAATTATGATAAACTTTTATGCTCATAGACTGATGAGGGAATGTGATGAATGAGAAAATAGCCGTATATCCAGGCTCTTTTGACCCAATTACTTACGGCCACCTCGATATCATAGAACGAGGACTGGACGTTTTCGATAAGATAATTATTGCCGTAGCCCGCAATTCAGGCAAAAAGGGACTCTTCTCCACCGAAGAACGCATCAGACACATCAGGGAGGCGCTTGGTGATAATCCACGCGTCAAAGTCGATACCTTTGAAGGACTGTTGGTTGATTATGTGGTTTCCAAAGGGGCTAAAGTGATTCTGCGAGGTTTGCGAGCCGTGTCTGACTTCGAATACGAATTCCAGATAGCCCAGATGAATCACAACCTGAAAAGTGAAGTGGAAACAGTTTTTATGATGACATCTGTACCATACGGATACCTTAGTTCATCGATTGTCAAAGAAGTCGCCAGTCTGAAAGGTCCTGTTGAGAGCCTGGTCCCGCCCGTTGTCAGGAAAGCTTTGGCAGAGAAGTTTAGTTGAAGGCTGAGGCTGGGGGCTAGGGGTTGGAAGAAACTGAAAAGTTGAGGAGGTTGCATGATTACACGTGAAATGATTATTTCCGACATTATCTCAAGTTATCCTCAGACAATTGAGGTCTTTCGTTCTTTTGGTTTGGATTGCATGGAATGCCAGATCGCTGATTACGAGGAGGTTGAGCATGGTGCGGGGGTCCACAATGTGGACATTGTTAAGCTTCTCAAGGCACTGAACGATGTGATTAAACGTAAGTAAATTCAGGGTCAAAATGGCACTCATCTTGTGTCCCCTAAATCAACAACCGGCAGGCTCAACAAATTCTTCCAATTCAACGACCAACCGTTCCAAGGCATCCACAACGACTTCTTCAATCTTCCGGCCCTTCTCCGCGCTCGCCTTACTCGGGTCTCCCCAAACAGCGCTTGGCCAATAAGCCCGCTTGTTGCGCACCAAAATATGCTTTGGAAAGGCAGGATAGGCCTCAACGGCTCCTTCTTTAACCAGGTGAGGTCTTGTGGCGAGGATTCTTGAAGCCTCAATCTCACCAGCATGTGAATCTCCGACCGTTTCGATCAACCCCTTCCCCTCCTCTGCAGCCAGATCATACTCGGTGACCACGGCAATTTTCGCTTCGGGAAGTCGTGACAGCAAACATTCCCCGGCATCAATAAGGACGGCATTGTGGGTCCCGCCGGCATGCCCTGAAAGAACAACAAAATTACGCAAGTTCTGTCGATAGAGAGCTTCTACGACATCCATCAGTAAACTCTTCAGGGTTTCAGTGCGGATGCTCAAGGTTCCCGGGTGCTGGGATGTAGAGCGACAGACTCCATAAGGGATTGGCGGAGCAACAAAAAGAGAGCGCCGCTCAGCCAGGCGTCGACAGACATCAAGCGCCTGGAAACTATCTGTACCCAGCGGAAGATGCGCTCCATGCCCTTCTGTAGCACCAACCGGGACCAAGACCGTCTCGGTTTTTGTCAGGCCCTCCAGAAAGGCCTGAGAGGTTAGCTCTTCAATAATCATCCTGACCTCAAAAGAAAAGAGCGGCTTTCGCCGCTCTTAATGGGTTAGAAATTGCATTTAGTTAGTGGCTACAATGTCTCTTTCAGCAGGGCTTAGACCCGTTATCTCATTGCGTTGAACGGCATCCGTGTCTTTTGCTAACTCCTGCTGGTTTGTTGTGTTAA of the Deltaproteobacteria bacterium IMCC39524 genome contains:
- a CDS encoding deoxyguanosinetriphosphate triphosphohydrolase translates to MERPDLAGYAAQSETSLGRRYPEVYKDDRPAYERDRDRIIHCAAFRRLEYKTQVFVNHEGDYYRTRLTHSLEVAQIGRGIARRLKLNEDLVETLALAHDLGHTPFGHTGEDVLNRLMSPYGGFEHNRQSLRVVENLEERYPDFNGLNLSWEAREGIIKHSSDYDLPDGSGYEEYRPDLRPTLEAQIIDLADEIAYNNHDIDDGLKARYLTPEALMKVDLWADIYARVKEKYPSLPEDRQILQTISHLIGHLIMDLVDQTRKNISEAGITTQEAVRTHSGNLVMFSSETAARNRELKRFLYKNLYRHYKVERMRIKAERFLTMLFENYLQNPTLLPSSYQDKYERYGRERVVCDYIAGMTDRYALDEYKRLFDPYERV
- the rsmD gene encoding 16S rRNA (guanine(966)-N(2))-methyltransferase RsmD, producing MRVIAGTSRGRRLTMFEGRDVRPTPDRVREALFSILQSKLGSFSGIKVLDLFAGSGALAIEALSRGAASACLVEKDRAAELVLRKNLNLCKLEKKTTLYIKDALRSLHEFTAASFDLIFLDPPYFQGLAEQALLEIEKQGILSNDGIICAETGSREILPESVGNLQRIDQRRYGTIMINFYAHRLMRECDE
- the coaD gene encoding pantetheine-phosphate adenylyltransferase, which encodes MNEKIAVYPGSFDPITYGHLDIIERGLDVFDKIIIAVARNSGKKGLFSTEERIRHIREALGDNPRVKVDTFEGLLVDYVVSKGAKVILRGLRAVSDFEYEFQIAQMNHNLKSEVETVFMMTSVPYGYLSSSIVKEVASLKGPVESLVPPVVRKALAEKFS
- a CDS encoding DUF1858 domain-containing protein, with amino-acid sequence MITREMIISDIISSYPQTIEVFRSFGLDCMECQIADYEEVEHGAGVHNVDIVKLLKALNDVIKRK
- a CDS encoding creatininase family protein — translated: MIIEELTSQAFLEGLTKTETVLVPVGATEGHGAHLPLGTDSFQALDVCRRLAERRSLFVAPPIPYGVCRSTSQHPGTLSIRTETLKSLLMDVVEALYRQNLRNFVVLSGHAGGTHNAVLIDAGECLLSRLPEAKIAVVTEYDLAAEEGKGLIETVGDSHAGEIEASRILATRPHLVKEGAVEAYPAFPKHILVRNKRAYWPSAVWGDPSKASAEKGRKIEEVVVDALERLVVELEEFVEPAGC